In Akkermansia muciniphila, one DNA window encodes the following:
- a CDS encoding FeoA family protein — protein sequence MTKQRTLRDALIGETVTVGKLAGEGPVRRRIMDMGVTKGTQIFIRKVAPLGDPIEVTVRGYELSIRKSEAENIHIH from the coding sequence ATGACCAAACAACGTACACTAAGAGACGCCCTCATCGGGGAAACCGTCACCGTCGGAAAACTGGCGGGGGAAGGCCCGGTCAGAAGGCGCATCATGGACATGGGAGTTACCAAGGGAACGCAGATATTCATCCGCAAAGTAGCCCCCCTGGGAGACCCTATTGAAGTTACTGTCCGCGGGTACGAACTCTCCATCCGCAAATCGGAAGCCGAAAATATCCACATCCATTGA
- a CDS encoding FeoB-associated Cys-rich membrane protein, with protein MGTYIIATLLFLALAYALYKILSKRGNCCGSCGNDSDGCCGGNCCGGHHHDHGKRD; from the coding sequence ATGGGAACATATATCATCGCCACCCTTCTTTTCCTGGCTCTGGCCTACGCGTTATACAAAATCCTCAGCAAGCGCGGCAATTGCTGCGGCAGCTGCGGCAACGACAGCGACGGTTGTTGCGGCGGAAATTGCTGCGGCGGCCACCATCACGACCACGGAAAACGGGATTAG
- a CDS encoding ROK family protein, producing MNFSEPCALAVDFGGTSIKMGVTEGDRILATADRIPTAMFESPQAIIDAMIAAARTLRGQFPTACVMGMGMPGWCDYQQGVLYQLTNVRVWDRQIPVKEMMEQALGLPVVLDNDANCMAYAEWKLGAGRGMSSLVCLTMGTGIGGGIVVHDRMLRGRRLSAAELGQTSIHYQGKTGPFGSRGAIEEYIGNNELAAEAVKRYAGAGIVKTADECTPRHLDEAARSGCPIALQLWEDTAEMLSCLIMNLMYTLVPDAFIIGGGVAKAGDLLMKPLLENLRKQLFPLLMEDLRILPARFGAEAGLLGAGAMAMDEFMGLGILERFKNKKSPQASC from the coding sequence ATGAATTTTTCAGAACCCTGTGCCCTGGCCGTGGATTTCGGCGGCACGAGCATCAAAATGGGCGTAACGGAGGGGGATCGTATTCTGGCGACGGCCGACCGCATCCCTACCGCCATGTTCGAAAGCCCGCAGGCAATCATTGACGCCATGATTGCGGCCGCCCGCACCCTGCGCGGACAATTCCCCACCGCCTGCGTGATGGGCATGGGGATGCCGGGATGGTGCGATTACCAGCAGGGAGTGCTTTACCAGCTCACCAATGTAAGGGTCTGGGATCGGCAAATTCCGGTGAAAGAGATGATGGAGCAGGCCCTGGGGCTCCCCGTCGTGCTGGATAATGACGCCAACTGCATGGCTTATGCGGAATGGAAGCTGGGCGCCGGGCGCGGCATGTCCAGCCTGGTGTGCCTGACGATGGGAACGGGGATAGGCGGGGGAATCGTGGTGCATGACCGCATGCTGCGGGGGAGGCGGCTCTCCGCTGCGGAACTGGGCCAGACCAGCATTCATTACCAGGGAAAAACGGGTCCGTTCGGCAGCCGTGGAGCCATTGAGGAATACATCGGCAACAACGAGCTGGCGGCGGAGGCGGTTAAACGGTATGCCGGGGCGGGAATCGTCAAGACGGCGGATGAATGCACGCCCAGACATCTGGACGAGGCCGCCCGGTCCGGATGCCCCATAGCCCTCCAATTGTGGGAGGATACGGCGGAAATGCTGAGCTGCCTGATCATGAACCTGATGTATACGCTGGTGCCGGACGCCTTCATCATCGGGGGCGGCGTGGCCAAGGCAGGGGATTTGTTGATGAAGCCACTGTTGGAGAACCTCAGGAAACAGTTGTTTCCTCTTCTCATGGAGGATTTGAGAATTCTGCCGGCCAGGTTTGGAGCGGAGGCGGGGCTGTTGGGGGCGGGAGCCATGGCGATGGACGAATTCATGGGGCTGGGGATTTTGGAACGGTTTAAAAACAAGAAATCACCCCAGGCTTCTTGTTAG
- the tadA gene encoding tRNA adenosine(34) deaminase TadA, with protein sequence MITSVMMEMPGSDEWFMRQAMKESKKALAKGEVPVGAIVVKDGRVIGRGWNQVETLKDATAHAEMIALTAAQEALGDWRLEGCTLYVTKEPCPMCAGAIVHCRPDRVVFGCPDAKTGAAGGWINLLDSNPPLNHKCEVRPGVLGDECLLHLQEFFRAARRAAKERKKLSACPPAPPDENRECGPE encoded by the coding sequence ATGATAACCTCCGTAATGATGGAAATGCCCGGTTCGGACGAGTGGTTCATGCGCCAAGCCATGAAAGAATCCAAAAAGGCCCTCGCGAAAGGGGAAGTGCCTGTTGGAGCCATTGTCGTGAAGGATGGCCGCGTGATTGGCCGGGGCTGGAACCAGGTGGAGACGCTCAAGGATGCTACGGCCCACGCGGAAATGATCGCCCTGACGGCGGCACAGGAAGCTTTGGGCGACTGGCGGCTGGAAGGCTGCACCCTGTATGTCACCAAGGAACCGTGCCCCATGTGCGCGGGCGCCATCGTCCATTGCCGTCCGGACCGCGTCGTTTTCGGCTGCCCGGATGCAAAAACCGGGGCTGCGGGAGGCTGGATCAATCTGCTGGATTCCAATCCTCCCCTGAACCACAAGTGCGAGGTGCGCCCCGGCGTATTGGGAGACGAGTGTCTGCTTCATCTTCAGGAGTTTTTCCGCGCGGCGCGGCGGGCGGCAAAAGAACGGAAAAAACTGTCCGCGTGTCCTCCCGCCCCTCCGGATGAAAACAGGGAATGCGGCCCGGAATAA
- a CDS encoding carbohydrate porin codes for MAMALTSLMALPVIAQDSTPAIGDILQGINMFTPEEDDPAYKVKANDKYGAQWAVDMAYGLWNTEKVSNVKRHTNLALLHAQLNQRLIEDKANGGTWLRVEFSGSWGLDRESAQSDTFFTEAYATASGLHADAMGPHEGIFPEVALMQYFAGKRACLIAGMVNLTNYVDAVSIANDSFSSFTNDGFVNSTILPLVDSNVGGILQVELNRNNYMMVAVSRTGCDSGYNPFNSNHGDGYAVVGEYGHIFADGAATLRVNPFYASTDVDMDDGAGERRRQNAGLVASIEYTPCEPLTIYSRAGFAAKQYLSNSAEFSVGANVKLFPSREDDFLGISYGVFKGQTPCDGERAEHNREQVLEVMYSFQVNDYFKVVPHFQYIANPAYSASSENILWGVQAVFSF; via the coding sequence ATGGCAATGGCGTTGACGAGCCTCATGGCTCTTCCTGTAATCGCTCAAGACAGCACCCCTGCTATTGGTGATATTTTACAGGGTATCAACATGTTTACCCCGGAAGAAGACGATCCTGCCTACAAGGTGAAGGCCAATGATAAGTACGGCGCCCAATGGGCTGTGGATATGGCCTACGGACTTTGGAATACGGAAAAGGTTTCCAATGTTAAGCGCCATACCAACCTGGCTCTTCTTCATGCCCAGCTCAATCAGCGTCTTATTGAAGACAAGGCCAACGGGGGAACCTGGTTGCGTGTGGAATTTTCCGGCTCATGGGGGCTGGATCGCGAATCCGCCCAGAGCGATACGTTTTTCACTGAAGCCTATGCCACGGCTTCCGGTTTGCACGCTGACGCGATGGGACCTCATGAAGGGATATTCCCTGAAGTGGCCCTGATGCAATACTTTGCGGGGAAGCGCGCCTGCCTCATTGCAGGCATGGTGAACCTCACCAACTATGTTGATGCCGTCAGCATCGCCAATGATTCGTTCTCTTCTTTCACCAATGACGGGTTTGTGAACTCCACTATTCTTCCTCTGGTGGACAGCAATGTTGGCGGTATTCTGCAAGTTGAACTCAACCGCAATAATTACATGATGGTTGCCGTTTCCCGCACGGGATGCGATTCCGGATACAACCCCTTTAATTCCAATCATGGCGATGGTTATGCCGTGGTTGGCGAATACGGCCATATTTTTGCCGATGGAGCTGCGACTCTCCGCGTCAATCCGTTCTATGCCAGTACGGATGTGGACATGGATGACGGGGCCGGCGAACGCCGCCGCCAAAATGCCGGGCTTGTCGCGAGCATTGAATATACCCCCTGTGAGCCTTTGACCATTTACTCGCGAGCCGGGTTTGCCGCCAAACAATACTTGAGCAATTCCGCTGAATTCTCCGTGGGAGCCAACGTTAAGCTCTTCCCTTCCCGTGAAGATGACTTCCTGGGCATTTCCTACGGTGTGTTCAAAGGGCAGACTCCCTGTGACGGAGAGCGCGCTGAGCATAACCGCGAACAAGTGCTGGAAGTCATGTACAGCTTCCAGGTGAATGATTACTTCAAGGTTGTTCCGCATTTCCAGTACATTGCGAATCCGGCTTACAGCGCTTCCAGCGAGAATATTCTCTGGGGCGTTCAGGCAGTCTTTTCTTTCTGA
- a CDS encoding FeoA family protein codes for MPLSMLNIGDIRQVNKIHGRDETRRFLESLGFIAGSAISIVSENGGNFIVNVKGARIALSKALASKIFVA; via the coding sequence ATGCCACTCTCTATGCTCAACATCGGCGATATCCGCCAAGTCAACAAAATCCATGGCAGGGATGAAACCCGGCGTTTTCTGGAAAGTCTGGGGTTCATTGCCGGAAGCGCGATTTCCATCGTTTCCGAAAACGGAGGCAATTTCATTGTCAACGTCAAAGGAGCCAGAATTGCCCTCAGCAAGGCGCTTGCCAGCAAAATATTCGTTGCCTGA
- a CDS encoding metal-dependent transcriptional regulator, with protein MIHKKFPTPELSNSLEDYIEAVRNIELKKGCATVGEIAEALNVKKPSASLAMKQLKERGLVEYTQYSPIALTGEGRYYADRVISCHTMVKEFLMTVLKMEEKRADEVACCIEHIMTLEEISRFRILTERCRERGIEYMGQPASPADCSAP; from the coding sequence ATGATACACAAAAAATTCCCCACTCCGGAGTTGAGCAACAGTCTGGAGGATTATATTGAGGCCGTCCGCAACATTGAGTTGAAAAAGGGGTGCGCCACCGTAGGGGAGATTGCGGAAGCCCTGAATGTGAAAAAGCCTTCCGCCTCACTGGCCATGAAGCAGTTGAAGGAACGCGGCCTGGTGGAATACACGCAGTATTCTCCCATTGCCCTGACCGGGGAAGGCCGTTATTACGCGGACCGGGTCATTTCCTGCCATACCATGGTGAAGGAGTTCCTTATGACAGTGCTGAAGATGGAGGAAAAACGCGCCGATGAAGTGGCCTGCTGCATTGAACATATCATGACGCTGGAGGAAATCTCCCGTTTCCGGATTCTGACGGAACGTTGCAGAGAGAGGGGAATAGAATACATGGGGCAGCCCGCTTCCCCGGCCGACTGCTCCGCGCCGTAA
- a CDS encoding cytochrome c peroxidase produces the protein MSKTRSFIKAGAILGGTVIVTAAVAPLFLPNQNVKPLTSAQAAEITAQTMNAKCADCHSPGTHISELVNTLSGGLLARHIRDGQRSYNMEEPLTAVTLSKLEHVLQINSMPPTSYTMVHWGSTLTLREKNAMLQWIKDERLKIFGDMVGEEYALSPLAPIPDALPADPAKVALGYKLFHDVRLSTDNTVSCASCHSLEKAGTDNLPTSTGVRGQKGGINAPTVFNAAFHAKQFWDGRAANLQEQAGGPPLNPVEMGYEHPDDWKKIAAKLDQDTVFAAEFKKVYPQGFTGETITNAIAEYEKTLITPNSPFDRYLKGDKNAISENAKKGYKLFLKLGCQTCHTGPAMGGQSFEYADLKGDFFAGRAKTNDDNGLMNFSKKESDRHRFRVPTLRNVELTWPYMHDASAQTLEEAITKMYHYQLGYDKLDKKEVRLLVAFLKSLTGEYNGKPVRGEVCPAS, from the coding sequence ATGAGCAAAACACGTTCCTTCATCAAGGCAGGAGCCATTCTGGGCGGCACGGTCATCGTGACGGCGGCTGTCGCCCCCCTGTTCCTGCCGAACCAGAATGTCAAGCCACTGACGTCCGCCCAGGCGGCGGAAATCACCGCACAGACCATGAACGCCAAGTGTGCGGACTGCCACAGCCCCGGCACGCATATTTCCGAACTGGTCAATACTCTTTCCGGAGGCCTGCTGGCGCGCCATATCAGGGACGGGCAGCGCAGCTACAATATGGAAGAGCCTCTCACCGCCGTCACCCTTTCCAAGCTGGAGCATGTGCTTCAAATCAATTCCATGCCTCCCACTTCCTACACCATGGTGCACTGGGGCAGTACGCTCACTCTCCGGGAGAAAAACGCCATGCTCCAGTGGATCAAGGATGAGCGTCTGAAAATTTTCGGCGACATGGTAGGTGAGGAATACGCCCTTTCCCCTCTTGCCCCCATTCCGGACGCCCTCCCCGCGGATCCGGCCAAAGTGGCCCTGGGCTACAAGCTTTTCCATGACGTGCGCCTTTCCACGGACAATACCGTTTCCTGCGCTTCCTGCCATTCCCTGGAAAAAGCCGGGACGGACAACCTGCCCACCTCCACCGGAGTCCGCGGTCAGAAAGGCGGCATCAACGCCCCTACTGTCTTCAATGCCGCTTTCCATGCCAAGCAATTTTGGGACGGACGCGCCGCCAACCTCCAGGAACAGGCCGGAGGGCCGCCCCTGAATCCGGTGGAAATGGGTTACGAACATCCGGATGACTGGAAGAAGATCGCTGCCAAGCTGGATCAGGACACCGTTTTTGCCGCAGAATTCAAAAAGGTTTACCCTCAGGGGTTCACCGGTGAAACCATCACGAATGCCATCGCGGAATATGAAAAGACCCTCATCACGCCGAACAGCCCGTTTGACCGTTACCTGAAAGGGGATAAAAACGCCATCAGCGAGAACGCCAAAAAGGGTTACAAGCTTTTCCTGAAGCTTGGCTGCCAAACCTGCCACACCGGTCCCGCCATGGGAGGACAGTCTTTTGAATACGCCGACCTTAAAGGCGATTTCTTTGCCGGACGCGCCAAAACCAATGACGATAACGGTCTGATGAATTTCTCCAAAAAGGAATCGGACAGACACCGGTTCCGTGTTCCTACCCTCCGCAACGTGGAACTCACCTGGCCGTACATGCATGACGCCTCCGCACAGACGCTGGAGGAAGCCATTACGAAGATGTATCATTACCAGCTCGGTTACGACAAACTGGACAAGAAGGAGGTGAGACTTCTGGTAGCCTTCCTGAAGTCGCTCACCGGAGAATACAACGGTAAACCTGTCCGGGGCGAAGTTTGCCCCGCCTCCTGA
- a CDS encoding metallophosphoesterase: MIQELALAPGDRARFISDIHFGHAKALVREPEELEFLLEGCSHLVVCGDLSETREGPCREEGLEKRARFLRMCRAAGVQPVLLAGNHDPDEKAGLLKLQGGRICALHGHALFREVAPWGWEYLKNKQISRELIAAFPEADADLLRRLELARAMSVLVPPVYTRPGAHQNKLVRFLAHSAWPPERPARILLAWLTMMRRMRKFADCFFPEAEVVIFGHLHRRAVSGKKGRRLNVNLGACFRHAKCWAADVTPEGGVSIRSYTPGGYDGPAAILR, from the coding sequence ATGATTCAGGAACTTGCTCTTGCTCCGGGGGACCGCGCCAGATTTATCTCAGACATTCATTTCGGCCATGCCAAGGCGTTGGTGCGGGAGCCGGAAGAGCTGGAGTTTCTTTTGGAGGGATGTTCCCATCTGGTGGTGTGCGGCGACCTCAGTGAAACCCGTGAAGGCCCCTGCCGGGAGGAAGGTTTGGAAAAACGGGCCCGTTTCCTGCGGATGTGCCGGGCTGCCGGGGTACAGCCCGTTCTGCTGGCCGGCAACCATGATCCGGACGAGAAAGCCGGACTGCTGAAATTGCAGGGCGGGCGCATCTGCGCTTTGCACGGCCATGCGCTGTTCAGGGAGGTGGCCCCGTGGGGATGGGAATATTTGAAAAACAAGCAGATTTCCCGCGAACTGATTGCCGCGTTCCCGGAGGCGGATGCGGATTTGCTGCGGCGGCTGGAGCTGGCGCGTGCCATGAGCGTGCTGGTGCCGCCTGTTTACACGCGTCCCGGAGCACATCAAAATAAGCTGGTGCGTTTTTTAGCTCATTCTGCCTGGCCGCCGGAACGGCCCGCGCGGATTCTTCTGGCATGGCTGACGATGATGCGGCGCATGAGGAAATTTGCGGACTGTTTTTTCCCGGAAGCGGAAGTCGTCATTTTCGGCCATCTTCACCGCCGGGCGGTGAGCGGGAAAAAGGGGAGGCGGCTGAACGTCAACCTGGGCGCCTGTTTCCGCCATGCCAAGTGCTGGGCGGCGGACGTGACGCCGGAGGGGGGCGTCTCCATACGCAGTTATACGCCCGGGGGATATGACGGTCCGGCGGCAATCCTCCGCTGA
- the lipA gene encoding lipoyl synthase, with protein sequence MERRNDNETAEGMERKPSWIKVRLPNGREFWDVKQLVEGKNLFTVCEEAHCPNRYECWNQGTATFMIAGERCTRACGFCATRTAKPDPLDPEEPQHVAEAVVHMKLRHAVITMVTRDDLPDGAAAHFAQVIRAVRKASPSTIIEVLASDLNEKPSSIQTLMAARPHIFGHNLETVERLTPIVRFRAQYRRSLRVLKMALECVNGKVSTKSGIMLGLGETEDELFRSMDDLLEHGVTVLTLGQYLRPSRNHLPVVKYVHPDDFARYEEIARSKGFRHVASGPLVRSSYHAANFTPEADVLEAINEDLRKAGEL encoded by the coding sequence ATGGAACGCCGGAACGATAATGAAACTGCGGAAGGAATGGAACGCAAGCCGTCATGGATCAAGGTGCGCCTGCCCAACGGCCGGGAATTCTGGGACGTCAAGCAGCTTGTGGAAGGCAAGAACCTCTTTACCGTCTGTGAAGAAGCACACTGCCCCAACCGTTATGAATGCTGGAACCAGGGTACGGCCACATTCATGATTGCCGGAGAACGGTGCACGCGCGCCTGCGGATTCTGCGCCACCCGCACGGCCAAGCCCGATCCGCTGGATCCGGAAGAACCACAGCACGTGGCGGAAGCCGTCGTGCACATGAAGCTGCGCCACGCCGTGATTACCATGGTCACCCGGGATGATTTGCCGGACGGCGCCGCCGCACATTTCGCCCAGGTGATTCGGGCCGTCAGAAAAGCCAGCCCTTCCACAATCATTGAAGTGCTAGCCTCGGACCTGAATGAAAAGCCTTCTTCCATCCAGACGCTGATGGCGGCCCGTCCGCATATTTTCGGACACAATCTGGAGACGGTGGAACGCCTCACGCCCATCGTCCGTTTCCGCGCCCAGTACCGGCGGTCCCTGCGCGTTCTCAAGATGGCGCTGGAGTGCGTGAACGGCAAGGTTTCTACCAAAAGCGGCATCATGCTGGGCCTGGGAGAGACGGAAGACGAGCTTTTCCGCTCCATGGACGATTTGCTGGAGCACGGCGTCACGGTCCTGACGCTGGGACAATACCTGCGCCCCTCCCGCAACCATCTGCCGGTGGTCAAATACGTCCATCCGGATGATTTCGCCCGGTATGAGGAAATTGCGCGCTCCAAAGGCTTCAGGCACGTGGCGTCCGGCCCACTGGTCCGCAGCTCCTACCATGCCGCCAATTTCACCCCGGAAGCGGATGTTCTGGAAGCCATTAACGAAGATTTGAGAAAGGCCGGCGAACTTTAG
- the feoB gene encoding ferrous iron transport protein B, whose translation MSNITIALAGNPNCGKTTLFNALTGASQYVGNWPGVTVEKKEGRLKGHKNIIIEDLPGIYSLSPYTLEEIVSRNYLVTDHPSLILNLVDGSNLERNLYLTTQLCELGVPVIIALNMMDIVRKRGDRIDTEKLSRDLGCRVLEISALKGTGIRELIDAVVTTAASDDARPPQAVHFPNHLEKAIGEIGDIITGKCLDQQKKWFAVKVFERDRKVADQLALHPEEQSRINGIIETMERKMDDDSESIITNERYNSISRIINNAVVKASPGGLTGSDRIDRIITNRWLGLPIFAVVMWAVYYISIQTIGAWGTDWANDTFFGEWVPEWVGGLLESAGCAPWLESLIQDGVIAGVGAVLGFLPQMAVLFLCLGILEDCGYMARVAFIMDRIFRKFGLSGKSFIPMLVSMGCGVPGVMATRTIENEKDRRMTIMTTTFIPCGAKTPIIALIAGAFFPENSWVAPGAYFIGVGAIILSGLILKKTAMFAGDPTPFVMELPIYHIPAWKNVIIHAWDRCKAFVQKAGTVIFVSSALIWFLSSYNWKVDSVEQNDSMLASIGNAAAPVFQPLGWGEWKPAMATITGLIAKENVVGTFGVLYADGGSGEDEAEKTEEPSETQEMSPAGQEFQASLEEGSGESAAEAEEEDEDAEIRETGDRLVQAGAFTFLSAFSFMIFNLLCAPCFAAMGAIRREMNSAKWTFFAIGYMCALAYCLAFLTYQLGAWIYAEASFGIGQGVALLLLPGLIYLVAKKPYTASNDC comes from the coding sequence ATGAGCAACATTACCATCGCCCTGGCGGGCAACCCCAACTGCGGAAAAACCACGCTTTTTAACGCCCTGACAGGCGCCAGCCAATACGTCGGAAACTGGCCCGGCGTCACCGTGGAAAAAAAGGAAGGCCGCCTGAAAGGGCATAAAAATATCATCATTGAAGACCTTCCGGGCATTTATTCCCTTTCCCCTTATACTCTGGAGGAAATCGTCAGCCGGAATTACCTGGTCACGGACCACCCCTCCCTTATCCTGAATCTGGTTGACGGCAGCAACCTGGAACGCAATCTTTACCTCACCACCCAGCTTTGCGAACTGGGCGTTCCCGTCATTATCGCGCTGAACATGATGGACATTGTCCGGAAGCGCGGCGACAGGATCGACACGGAAAAACTTTCACGCGACCTCGGTTGCCGGGTGCTGGAAATCAGCGCTCTCAAGGGGACCGGCATCCGTGAACTGATAGACGCCGTGGTAACGACGGCTGCGTCGGACGACGCACGCCCCCCGCAGGCCGTCCACTTTCCGAACCATCTGGAAAAAGCCATCGGAGAAATTGGGGACATCATCACCGGCAAATGCCTGGACCAGCAGAAAAAATGGTTTGCCGTTAAAGTTTTCGAAAGAGACCGGAAAGTCGCGGACCAGCTCGCTCTCCATCCCGAGGAACAATCCCGCATCAACGGGATTATTGAAACCATGGAGCGGAAAATGGATGACGACAGCGAGTCCATTATCACCAATGAACGCTATAATTCCATTTCCCGCATCATCAACAATGCCGTCGTTAAAGCCAGCCCCGGCGGCCTGACGGGCAGCGACAGGATTGATCGCATCATCACTAACCGCTGGCTGGGCCTCCCCATTTTCGCCGTCGTCATGTGGGCTGTATATTACATCTCCATCCAGACGATAGGCGCGTGGGGTACGGACTGGGCCAATGATACATTCTTCGGGGAATGGGTTCCGGAATGGGTGGGAGGCCTGCTGGAAAGCGCCGGCTGCGCCCCCTGGTTGGAAAGCCTGATCCAGGACGGCGTGATTGCCGGCGTGGGGGCCGTTCTGGGCTTCCTCCCGCAAATGGCGGTACTGTTCCTGTGCCTAGGCATATTGGAGGACTGCGGCTATATGGCCCGCGTAGCCTTTATCATGGACCGCATTTTCCGCAAATTCGGCCTTTCCGGGAAATCCTTTATCCCCATGCTTGTTTCCATGGGGTGCGGCGTTCCAGGAGTCATGGCGACCCGCACTATTGAGAACGAAAAGGACAGGCGCATGACCATCATGACCACCACGTTCATCCCCTGCGGGGCCAAAACCCCCATCATTGCCCTGATTGCCGGAGCCTTTTTCCCGGAAAATTCCTGGGTGGCTCCGGGAGCCTATTTCATCGGGGTGGGCGCCATCATCCTTTCCGGCCTCATTCTGAAAAAGACCGCCATGTTCGCCGGAGATCCCACCCCCTTCGTCATGGAACTTCCCATTTACCACATCCCGGCCTGGAAGAACGTCATCATCCATGCATGGGACCGCTGCAAGGCTTTCGTGCAAAAAGCCGGAACCGTCATCTTCGTGTCCAGCGCCCTGATCTGGTTCCTCTCCAGCTATAACTGGAAGGTGGATTCCGTAGAGCAGAATGACAGCATGCTTGCCTCCATCGGCAATGCGGCCGCGCCTGTCTTCCAGCCTTTGGGCTGGGGGGAATGGAAACCCGCCATGGCTACCATCACCGGATTGATCGCCAAGGAAAACGTAGTCGGAACCTTCGGCGTCCTGTATGCGGACGGCGGTTCCGGAGAAGATGAGGCGGAAAAAACGGAGGAACCCTCCGAAACGCAGGAAATGTCCCCCGCCGGCCAGGAGTTCCAGGCATCCCTGGAGGAAGGTTCCGGGGAATCCGCCGCTGAAGCGGAAGAAGAAGATGAAGACGCGGAAATCAGGGAAACAGGGGACCGCCTTGTCCAGGCGGGAGCCTTCACGTTCCTGAGCGCTTTCTCCTTCATGATTTTCAATCTTCTCTGCGCCCCCTGCTTCGCGGCCATGGGAGCCATCAGAAGGGAAATGAACAGCGCCAAATGGACTTTCTTCGCCATCGGCTACATGTGCGCCCTGGCGTACTGCCTGGCCTTCCTGACCTACCAGTTGGGAGCATGGATTTATGCGGAAGCTTCCTTCGGCATCGGACAGGGTGTTGCCCTATTGCTCCTGCCGGGTCTTATTTACCTGGTGGCAAAGAAACCTTATACAGCCTCCAATGACTGCTGA
- the rlmB gene encoding 23S rRNA (guanosine(2251)-2'-O)-methyltransferase RlmB, protein MGMRPQGNEQEARRNKHVRSAPSKIAVKALGEEALDGILDKSPNPLLLILDCVQDPHNLGAILRTADGAGVDAVIAPRDKSVGITETVLRVSVGAAEKVPFIQVTNLARTMKQLQSRGIWIFGTSDKGDRGLYETDFTGPAALVMGAEGEGMRRLTEENCDFLLRIPMKGSIPCLNVSVATGVCLYEMVRQRS, encoded by the coding sequence ATGGGCATGAGACCCCAAGGGAACGAACAGGAAGCGCGCCGGAACAAGCATGTGCGCAGCGCGCCGTCCAAAATTGCCGTGAAGGCGCTGGGAGAGGAGGCGCTGGACGGGATTCTGGACAAATCCCCCAACCCTCTGCTGCTGATTTTGGACTGCGTGCAGGACCCCCATAACCTGGGAGCCATCCTGCGGACGGCGGACGGCGCGGGAGTGGATGCCGTCATCGCCCCGCGGGACAAATCCGTGGGCATTACGGAGACGGTGCTGCGCGTTTCCGTAGGCGCTGCGGAGAAGGTGCCTTTTATTCAGGTGACCAATCTGGCGCGTACCATGAAGCAGCTCCAGAGCCGCGGCATCTGGATATTCGGCACATCGGACAAGGGAGACCGCGGCCTGTATGAAACGGACTTCACGGGGCCGGCCGCTCTGGTGATGGGAGCGGAAGGGGAAGGAATGAGGAGGCTGACGGAAGAGAACTGCGATTTCCTGCTGAGGATCCCCATGAAGGGAAGCATTCCGTGTCTGAACGTATCTGTGGCTACGGGCGTATGCCTGTATGAAATGGTGCGGCAGCGTTCCTGA